Proteins encoded by one window of Ramlibacter tataouinensis:
- a CDS encoding response regulator yields the protein MATAPAPSPVRVFLADDSAPIRQRVAELLAVRSMDIVGQAETPRASIEGILAAHPDVVVLDVQLEGGTGLEVLRAVRQADPGIAFVVFSNNSAPAYRKRYLGEGARCFLDKSSEFDRLASAVAEASAVRVH from the coding sequence ATGGCAACCGCCCCCGCCCCCAGCCCCGTGAGAGTGTTCCTGGCCGACGACTCGGCCCCCATACGCCAGCGGGTGGCCGAACTGCTGGCCGTGCGCTCGATGGACATCGTCGGCCAGGCCGAGACGCCGCGCGCGTCGATCGAGGGCATCCTGGCCGCCCACCCCGACGTCGTCGTCCTCGACGTCCAGCTCGAGGGCGGCACCGGCCTGGAAGTCCTGCGCGCGGTGCGCCAGGCCGACCCCGGCATCGCCTTCGTCGTGTTCTCCAACAACTCCGCGCCGGCCTACCGCAAGCGCTACCTGGGCGAGGGTGCCCGCTGCTTCCTCGACAAGAGCAGCGAGTTCGACCGGCTCGCCAGCGCCGTGGCGGAAGCCTCCGCCGTGCGCGTGCACTGA
- a CDS encoding response regulator — protein MIRLVIADDHAIVREGLKRIVGEAGGLQVVGEAADGGEVMQRVRELDFDVLVLDLSMPGRSGMELIKLVKAEKPRLRILVLSMHQETQYAVRAIKSGASGYLTKESAPAQLEQALRKIAAGGAYISAEVAEQLALGAMPGAASAAPHESLSHREFEVMRRLAAGESVTDIATALNLSVKTVSTHKANGMAKLGLHNQTELVRYALKHGLIELG, from the coding sequence GTGATCCGCCTCGTCATCGCCGACGACCACGCCATCGTCCGCGAAGGCCTCAAGCGCATCGTCGGCGAGGCCGGCGGCCTGCAGGTGGTGGGCGAGGCGGCCGACGGCGGCGAGGTGATGCAGCGCGTGCGCGAGCTCGACTTCGACGTGCTGGTGCTGGACCTGTCGATGCCGGGGCGCAGCGGCATGGAGCTGATCAAGCTGGTCAAGGCCGAGAAGCCCCGGCTGCGCATCCTGGTGCTGTCGATGCACCAGGAGACCCAGTACGCGGTGCGCGCCATCAAGTCCGGCGCCAGCGGCTACCTGACCAAGGAAAGCGCGCCGGCCCAGCTGGAGCAGGCGCTGCGCAAGATCGCCGCCGGCGGCGCCTACATCAGCGCCGAGGTCGCCGAGCAGCTCGCGCTCGGCGCCATGCCGGGCGCGGCTTCTGCGGCGCCGCACGAGTCGCTGTCGCACCGCGAGTTCGAGGTCATGCGGCGGCTGGCTGCCGGCGAATCGGTCACCGACATCGCCACCGCGCTCAACCTGTCGGTCAAGACCGTCAGCACCCACAAGGCCAACGGGATGGCCAAGCTGGGCCTGCACAACCAGACCGAGCTGGTGCGCTACGCGCTCAAGCACGGGCTGATCGAGCTGGGCTGA
- a CDS encoding sensor histidine kinase — MPSSVTLQSDDVVAARLAGLLDSAMDAILSVDSHQNIVLYNRAAEKIFGWSVDEVRGRPLSLLMPARYRAGHAHSVQRFGQTGVTSRRMGDGTVIMGLRKSGEEFPMEAAISQLETSEGKLYTVILRDITERLRAREELATFAAEASGVREQEKTRIARELHDELAQSLTALKMDTIWARDNLKADPAGAAARLSQMLAMLDASVAATRRIAADLRPLVLDDLGLAPAIEWLVQNFNQRTGVPCDLDIDEELELQEPYATAVFRIVQESLFNVGKHAQASSVQVRVAREGGEMVLSVQDDGVGFQVSDPRKPQSLGLVGLRERAHLLQGKVDVASTPGQGTRVEARIPVREGA; from the coding sequence ATGCCTTCCTCGGTCACCCTGCAAAGCGACGACGTCGTGGCCGCCCGCCTGGCGGGCCTGCTCGACTCGGCCATGGATGCGATCCTGTCCGTGGATTCGCACCAGAACATCGTCCTGTACAACCGCGCCGCCGAGAAGATCTTCGGCTGGAGCGTCGACGAGGTGCGCGGCCGGCCGCTCAGCCTGCTGATGCCGGCGCGGTACCGCGCCGGCCACGCGCATTCGGTGCAGCGCTTCGGCCAGACCGGCGTCACCTCGCGCCGGATGGGCGACGGCACGGTGATCATGGGCCTGCGCAAGAGCGGCGAGGAGTTCCCGATGGAAGCGGCGATCTCGCAGCTCGAGACCTCCGAGGGCAAGCTCTACACGGTCATCCTGCGCGACATCACCGAGCGGCTGCGCGCGCGCGAGGAGCTGGCCACCTTCGCCGCCGAGGCGAGCGGCGTGCGCGAGCAGGAAAAGACCCGCATCGCGCGCGAGCTGCACGACGAGCTGGCTCAGTCGCTCACCGCGCTGAAGATGGACACGATCTGGGCGCGCGACAACCTCAAGGCCGACCCGGCCGGCGCCGCCGCCCGCCTGTCGCAGATGCTGGCCATGCTCGACGCCAGCGTGGCCGCCACCCGCCGCATCGCCGCCGACCTGCGTCCGCTGGTGCTGGATGACCTCGGGCTGGCGCCGGCGATCGAATGGCTGGTGCAGAACTTCAACCAGCGCACCGGCGTGCCGTGCGACCTCGACATCGACGAGGAGCTGGAGCTGCAGGAGCCCTACGCGACCGCCGTGTTCCGCATCGTGCAGGAGTCGCTGTTCAACGTCGGCAAGCATGCGCAGGCGAGCAGCGTGCAAGTGCGGGTGGCGCGCGAGGGCGGCGAGATGGTGCTGAGCGTGCAGGACGACGGCGTCGGCTTCCAGGTGTCGGACCCGCGCAAGCCGCAGTCGCTGGGGCTGGTCGGCCTGCGCGAGCGGGCCCACCTGCTGCAGGGCAAGGTGGACGTGGCCAGCACGCCGGGGCAGGGCACGCGGGTGGAAGCGCGCATCCCGGTGCGGGAGGGCGCGTGA
- a CDS encoding FixH family protein has product MKSEPEPAQPPAQPWWKQGVVWGLIAGPAIAVVAGVVTTVIAVQGADSLVTGDSYRRGAEINQQRASERAQMPAHQARNHAATPTAQP; this is encoded by the coding sequence ATGAAGTCCGAACCTGAACCCGCGCAGCCGCCCGCCCAACCCTGGTGGAAGCAGGGCGTGGTCTGGGGCCTGATCGCCGGCCCCGCCATCGCGGTGGTGGCCGGCGTGGTCACCACCGTGATTGCCGTGCAGGGCGCCGATTCGCTGGTGACCGGCGACTCCTACCGGCGCGGCGCGGAGATCAACCAGCAGCGCGCCAGCGAGCGCGCCCAGATGCCGGCCCACCAGGCCCGCAACCACGCCGCCACGCCGACGGCGCAACCCTGA
- the ccoG gene encoding cytochrome c oxidase accessory protein CcoG codes for MSQKVIPIQPIPPSGEPPQTQSLYEAQKKIYPRSVSGLFARWRWVFVWLTQLVFYGLPWLPWATEAGARQAVLFDLAARRFYLFGYVLYPQDFIYLTALLVISALSLFLFTAVAGRLWCGFTCPQTVYTEIFLWIERKVEGDRQRRMKLDAGGFSAAKLGKKSLKHFLWIALALWTGFTFVGYFTPVRELGSEMLAGRMGSWEVFWVLFYGFATYGNAGFLREQVCKYMCPYARFQAAMFDKDTLIVSYDAGRGEPRGSRGRQADFAAQGLGSCVDCTLCVQVCPTGIDIRQGLQYECISCAACVDVCDSVMDKMNYPRGLIRFTTQNALNGQGAGRDVLRTILRPRVLVYTTILAALSLGLAIHLATRTPLKVDVIRDRAALSRIVAGGKLENVYRLQLMNATEETQHYRIGAEGLAGLELASDGEVSIGPAEARWVAVRVQIPYGSAAPGSHTIHFTVESRGGDAHVREKSVFLVPR; via the coding sequence ATGAGCCAGAAAGTCATTCCCATCCAGCCGATTCCCCCGTCGGGGGAGCCGCCGCAGACGCAGTCGCTGTACGAGGCGCAGAAGAAGATCTACCCGCGTTCGGTCAGCGGCCTGTTCGCGCGCTGGCGCTGGGTGTTCGTCTGGCTGACGCAGCTGGTGTTCTACGGCCTGCCCTGGCTGCCCTGGGCCACCGAGGCGGGCGCCCGCCAGGCGGTGCTGTTCGACCTGGCGGCCCGGCGCTTCTACCTGTTCGGGTACGTGCTGTATCCGCAGGACTTCATCTACCTGACGGCGCTGCTGGTGATCAGCGCGCTGTCGCTGTTCCTGTTCACCGCGGTGGCCGGCCGCCTGTGGTGCGGCTTCACCTGCCCGCAGACGGTCTATACCGAGATCTTCCTGTGGATCGAGCGCAAGGTGGAGGGCGACCGCCAGCGCCGCATGAAGCTCGATGCCGGCGGCTTCTCGGCCGCCAAGCTGGGCAAGAAGTCGCTCAAGCACTTCCTGTGGATCGCGCTGGCGCTGTGGACCGGCTTCACCTTCGTCGGCTACTTCACCCCGGTGCGCGAGCTCGGCAGCGAGATGCTGGCCGGCCGCATGGGCTCCTGGGAGGTCTTCTGGGTGCTGTTCTACGGCTTCGCCACCTACGGCAACGCCGGCTTCCTGCGCGAGCAGGTGTGCAAGTACATGTGCCCCTACGCGCGCTTCCAGGCGGCGATGTTCGACAAGGACACCCTGATCGTCAGCTACGACGCCGGCCGCGGCGAGCCGCGCGGCTCGCGCGGCCGCCAGGCCGATTTCGCCGCGCAAGGGTTGGGCTCCTGCGTCGACTGCACCCTGTGCGTGCAGGTCTGCCCGACCGGCATCGACATCCGCCAGGGCCTGCAGTACGAGTGCATCAGCTGCGCCGCCTGCGTCGATGTCTGCGACAGCGTGATGGACAAGATGAACTATCCGCGCGGGCTGATCCGGTTCACCACCCAGAACGCGCTGAACGGGCAGGGCGCCGGGCGCGACGTGCTGCGCACCATCCTGCGCCCGCGCGTGCTGGTCTACACCACCATCCTGGCGGCGTTGTCGCTGGGCCTGGCGATCCACCTGGCCACGCGCACGCCGCTGAAGGTCGACGTGATCCGCGATCGCGCCGCGCTCTCGCGCATCGTGGCCGGCGGCAAGCTGGAGAACGTCTACCGCCTGCAGCTGATGAACGCCACCGAGGAGACCCAGCACTACCGCATCGGCGCCGAAGGCCTGGCCGGCCTGGAGCTGGCGTCCGACGGCGAAGTCAGCATCGGTCCGGCCGAAGCGCGCTGGGTCGCCGTGCGGGTGCAGATCCCCTATGGGTCCGCTGCCCCGGGTTCGCATACCATCCATTTCACCGTCGAGTCGCGCGGCGGCGACGCGCATGTGCGCGAGAAGTCCGTCTTCCTCGTCCCCCGCTGA
- the ccoP gene encoding cytochrome-c oxidase, cbb3-type subunit III gives MSDFTGNFWSVYVAGITLAGIIGCLVLLWLTARKKVASTTDNTTGHVWDEDLTEMNNPMPRWWMWLFVLTVIFSLLYLVAYPGLGTYQGKLDWSSKSEYEKEVKRANEALAPLYAQFTARKAEEVAGDPQAMAIGERLFMNNCAQCHGSDARGSKGFPNLADGDWLHGGSPAKIAESIKAGRVGVMPPMAAAVGGSDDVKNVAHYVLSLSNSPHDSLRAQLGKSKFGACAACHGADGKGNAALGAPNLADDTWLHGWGEQAIVNIVTSGKTNSMPAQEGKLTDAQIHVLASYVWGLSNKPAQAKP, from the coding sequence ATGAGCGACTTCACGGGCAATTTCTGGTCGGTCTACGTGGCCGGCATCACCCTGGCCGGCATCATCGGCTGCCTGGTCCTGCTGTGGCTGACCGCCCGCAAGAAGGTGGCTTCCACCACCGACAACACCACCGGCCACGTCTGGGACGAGGACCTGACCGAGATGAACAACCCCATGCCGCGCTGGTGGATGTGGCTGTTCGTGCTCACCGTCATCTTCTCGCTGCTGTACCTGGTGGCCTACCCGGGGCTGGGCACCTACCAGGGCAAGCTGGACTGGAGCTCCAAGTCCGAGTACGAGAAGGAAGTCAAGCGCGCCAACGAGGCACTGGCGCCGCTGTACGCGCAGTTCACGGCGCGCAAGGCCGAGGAGGTGGCCGGCGATCCGCAGGCCATGGCCATCGGCGAGCGCCTGTTCATGAACAACTGCGCCCAGTGCCACGGCTCGGATGCGCGCGGCAGCAAGGGTTTCCCGAACCTGGCCGACGGCGACTGGCTGCACGGCGGCTCGCCCGCCAAGATCGCCGAGTCCATCAAGGCCGGCCGGGTCGGCGTGATGCCCCCGATGGCCGCCGCGGTGGGCGGCTCGGACGACGTGAAGAACGTGGCGCACTACGTGCTGTCGCTGTCCAACAGCCCGCACGACTCGCTGCGCGCCCAACTGGGCAAGTCCAAGTTCGGCGCCTGCGCCGCCTGCCACGGCGCCGACGGCAAGGGCAACGCGGCGCTGGGCGCGCCCAACCTGGCCGACGACACCTGGCTGCACGGCTGGGGCGAGCAGGCCATCGTCAACATCGTCACCAGCGGCAAGACCAACAGCATGCCGGCCCAGGAGGGCAAGCTGACCGACGCCCAGATCCACGTGCTGGCGTCCTACGTCTGGGGCCTGTCCAACAAGCCCGCCCAAGCCAAGCCTTGA
- a CDS encoding cbb3-type cytochrome oxidase subunit 3 codes for MEFDVTTLRIAATLASFATFIAIAAWAYARRNRGRFDEAAEIPFQQD; via the coding sequence ATGGAATTCGACGTCACCACCCTGCGCATCGCGGCCACGCTGGCCTCGTTCGCGACCTTCATCGCCATCGCCGCCTGGGCCTATGCCCGGCGCAACCGCGGCCGCTTCGACGAGGCCGCGGAGATCCCCTTCCAGCAAGACTGA
- the ccoO gene encoding cytochrome-c oxidase, cbb3-type subunit II — protein MSDNANSQAGFSHEKVETSNFLMIVLILLVVAIGGLVEIVPLFFQKSTTEPVQGLKPYTALQVAGRDIYLREGCYNCHSQMIRPFRAETLRYGHYSVAGEFVYDRPFQWGSKRTGPDLHRVGGKYSDEWHRIHLVNPRDVVPESNMPAYPWLEKNPADAGSIATHMKALRIAGVPYTDQEIAEAPAQLKGKTEMDALVAYLQSLGLALK, from the coding sequence ATGAGCGACAACGCCAATTCGCAAGCCGGTTTCAGCCACGAGAAGGTCGAGACCAGCAACTTCCTGATGATCGTGCTGATCCTGCTGGTCGTCGCCATCGGCGGCCTGGTGGAGATCGTGCCGCTGTTCTTCCAGAAGTCCACCACCGAGCCGGTGCAGGGCCTCAAGCCCTACACCGCGCTGCAGGTGGCCGGCCGCGACATCTACCTGCGCGAGGGCTGCTACAACTGCCACTCGCAGATGATCCGGCCGTTCCGCGCCGAGACCCTGCGCTACGGCCACTACTCGGTGGCCGGCGAGTTCGTCTACGACCGCCCGTTCCAGTGGGGCAGCAAGCGCACCGGCCCCGACCTGCACCGCGTGGGCGGCAAGTACAGCGACGAGTGGCACCGCATCCACCTGGTGAACCCGCGCGACGTGGTGCCCGAGTCCAACATGCCGGCCTACCCCTGGCTGGAGAAGAACCCGGCCGACGCCGGCAGCATCGCCACCCACATGAAGGCGCTGCGCATCGCGGGCGTGCCCTACACCGACCAGGAGATCGCCGAGGCGCCGGCCCAGCTCAAGGGCAAGACCGAGATGGACGCGCTGGTGGCGTACCTGCAGTCCCTGGGACTCGCATTGAAATGA
- the ccoN gene encoding cytochrome-c oxidase, cbb3-type subunit I yields the protein MNVSSSPAQYHDTVVRQFSLMAVVWGVVGMLVGVFIAAQLAWPELNFGIPWLSYGRLRPLHTNAVIFAFGGSALFATSYYVVQRTCHVPLFLPRLASFTFWGWQAVIVAAAISLPLGYTSGKEYAELEWPIDILITAVWVAYAVVFFGTIGIRKVRHIYVANWFYGAYIIAVALLHLVNSAAIPAGWMKSYSAYAGVQDAMVQWWYGHNAVGFFLTAAFLGMMYYFIPKQAERPVYSYRLSIVHFWALIFTYMWAGPHHLHYTALPDWTQSVGMLFSLILLAPSWGGMINGMMTLSGAWHKLRDDPVLRFLIVSLSFYGMSTFEGPLMSIKTVNALSHYTDWTVGHVHSGALGWVGLITMGSLYYLIPRLFGQKKMYSIKAIELHFWTATIGIVLYIAAMWIAGVMQGLMWRAVNTDGTLTYTFVESVKASYPFYVIRVLGGLLYLGGMLVMAWNTWMTVAGGRAVRVNVPAPQAA from the coding sequence ATGAACGTTTCATCCTCCCCTGCCCAGTACCACGACACCGTGGTGCGGCAGTTCTCGCTGATGGCGGTCGTCTGGGGCGTGGTGGGCATGCTGGTTGGCGTGTTCATCGCGGCCCAGCTGGCCTGGCCGGAACTGAACTTCGGCATTCCCTGGCTCAGCTACGGGCGCCTGCGTCCGCTGCACACCAACGCGGTGATCTTCGCGTTCGGCGGCAGCGCGCTGTTCGCCACCAGCTACTACGTGGTGCAGCGCACCTGCCACGTGCCGCTGTTCCTGCCCAGGCTGGCCTCGTTCACCTTCTGGGGCTGGCAGGCGGTGATCGTCGCTGCGGCCATCAGCCTGCCGCTGGGCTACACCTCCGGCAAGGAGTACGCCGAGCTGGAGTGGCCGATCGACATCCTGATCACCGCGGTGTGGGTGGCCTACGCGGTGGTGTTCTTCGGCACCATCGGCATCCGCAAGGTGCGCCACATCTACGTGGCCAACTGGTTCTACGGCGCCTACATCATCGCGGTGGCGCTGCTGCACCTGGTCAACAGCGCGGCCATTCCGGCCGGCTGGATGAAGTCGTACTCGGCCTACGCCGGCGTGCAGGACGCGATGGTGCAGTGGTGGTACGGCCATAACGCGGTGGGCTTCTTCCTGACCGCCGCCTTCCTGGGGATGATGTACTACTTCATCCCGAAGCAGGCCGAGCGCCCGGTCTACAGCTACCGGCTGTCGATCGTGCACTTCTGGGCGCTGATCTTCACCTACATGTGGGCCGGCCCGCACCACCTGCACTACACCGCGCTGCCGGACTGGACCCAGTCGGTCGGCATGCTGTTCTCGCTGATCCTGCTGGCGCCCAGCTGGGGCGGGATGATCAACGGCATGATGACCCTGTCGGGCGCCTGGCACAAGCTGCGCGACGACCCGGTGCTGCGCTTCCTGATCGTGTCGCTGTCGTTCTACGGCATGAGCACCTTCGAGGGCCCGCTGATGTCGATCAAGACCGTCAACGCCCTGTCGCACTACACCGACTGGACGGTCGGCCACGTGCACTCGGGTGCGCTCGGCTGGGTCGGCCTGATCACCATGGGCTCGCTGTACTACCTGATCCCGCGCCTGTTCGGCCAGAAGAAGATGTACTCGATCAAGGCCATCGAGCTGCACTTCTGGACCGCCACCATCGGCATCGTGCTGTACATCGCCGCGATGTGGATCGCCGGCGTGATGCAGGGCCTGATGTGGCGCGCCGTCAACACCGACGGCACCCTGACCTACACCTTCGTCGAATCGGTCAAGGCGAGCTACCCCTTCTACGTGATCCGCGTGCTCGGCGGCCTGCTGTACCTGGGCGGGATGCTGGTGATGGCGTGGAACACCTGGATGACGGTGGCCGGCGGGCGCGCGGTGCGCGTCAACGTGCCGGCGCCGCAAGCGGCCTGA
- the ccoS gene encoding cbb3-type cytochrome oxidase assembly protein CcoS: MDILFLLIPLSVVLGLLILGALAWAVWRGQFESVDAEAQRILDEG, translated from the coding sequence ATGGACATTCTTTTCCTCCTCATCCCCCTCTCGGTCGTGCTCGGCCTGCTGATCCTGGGCGCCCTGGCCTGGGCCGTCTGGCGCGGGCAGTTCGAGTCGGTCGACGCCGAGGCGCAACGTATCCTCGACGAGGGCTGA
- a CDS encoding heavy metal translocating P-type ATPase, with product MPSVPLALPIDAAVPPPDWAPVLDEPGAWQEFSRPLAGRDGWWESYIAIEGMYCAACTLTIEQAIGQLAGVESVQVNGSTATARVVWTPQRSQPSDWWRALEKAGYRGLPAGDELQAQPRQRERRKLLWRWLVAGFCMMQVMMYAVPAYIAEPGEMTPDIASLLRWASWMLTVPVLLFSCQPFFASAWRDLRHRRIGMDVPVTLGILIAFGASSIATIDPAGPLGAEVWYDSVTMFVFFLLSGRLLEQRLRDRTAGSLEALMRRLPASVERRRADGAFERVAVRRLRAGDVVRVLPGEAFPADGTVLEGDSRADEALLTGESRPLPRGAGDAVIAGSHNLAAALLVRVEKVGEDTRYAAIVALMERASVDKPRLARLADRVAGPFLLAVLAAAVAAAAAWWPSGPGHALGIAVAVLIVTCPCALSLATPAATLAAAGALARRGILVRRLEALESAASVDTVVFDKTGTLTRDRMSVMDVRTRAGLLPHEALELASALAGHSLHPASRALAAASGPGRWQASGVREIAGQGLEGTVAAGDGGPRQRLRLGSAALCSAPDSRSAVAEAHLADEHGWLATFSLDESLREDAAPAVERLQQRGFGVQLLSGDRTRAVRRLAWRAGIEWSWGRQSPEDKLDHVRGQQDRGRRVAMVGDGLNDGPVLARADVSFAMGQGVPLAQSRSDFVVLGGQLEAIPAVLALARRTRRIVRQNLAWAAGYNAVCVPLALVGWMPPWLAGLGMAASSLLVVANAARLSRPERAPLSPGA from the coding sequence ATGCCGTCCGTACCCCTCGCCTTGCCGATCGATGCGGCCGTGCCGCCCCCCGACTGGGCTCCGGTGCTGGACGAGCCCGGTGCCTGGCAGGAATTCAGCCGGCCGCTGGCCGGCCGCGACGGCTGGTGGGAGTCGTACATCGCCATCGAGGGCATGTACTGCGCCGCCTGCACCCTGACCATCGAGCAGGCGATCGGGCAGCTGGCCGGGGTCGAATCGGTGCAGGTCAATGGCAGCACGGCCACCGCGCGCGTGGTCTGGACGCCGCAGCGCAGCCAGCCGTCCGACTGGTGGCGTGCGCTGGAGAAGGCCGGCTACCGCGGCCTGCCCGCCGGCGACGAACTGCAGGCGCAGCCGCGCCAGCGCGAGCGCCGCAAGCTGCTGTGGCGCTGGCTGGTGGCGGGCTTCTGCATGATGCAGGTGATGATGTACGCGGTGCCGGCGTACATCGCCGAGCCGGGCGAGATGACGCCCGACATCGCCTCGCTGCTGCGCTGGGCCTCCTGGATGCTCACCGTGCCGGTGCTGCTGTTCTCCTGCCAGCCGTTCTTCGCCTCGGCCTGGCGCGATCTGCGCCACCGGCGCATCGGCATGGACGTGCCGGTGACGCTGGGCATCCTGATCGCCTTCGGCGCCAGCAGCATCGCCACGATCGATCCGGCCGGGCCGCTCGGTGCCGAGGTCTGGTACGACTCGGTCACCATGTTCGTGTTCTTCCTGCTGTCCGGCCGCCTGCTCGAGCAGCGCCTGCGCGACCGCACCGCCGGCTCGCTGGAGGCGCTGATGCGCCGTCTGCCGGCCAGCGTGGAGCGCCGGCGCGCCGACGGCGCGTTCGAGCGGGTGGCGGTGCGGCGGCTGCGGGCCGGCGACGTGGTGCGCGTGCTGCCGGGCGAGGCGTTCCCGGCCGACGGCACCGTGCTGGAAGGCGACAGCCGGGCCGACGAGGCGCTGCTGACCGGCGAATCGCGGCCGCTGCCGCGCGGCGCCGGCGACGCCGTGATCGCCGGCAGCCACAACCTGGCGGCGGCGCTGCTGGTGCGGGTCGAGAAGGTCGGCGAGGACACCCGCTACGCCGCCATCGTGGCGCTGATGGAGCGCGCCTCGGTCGACAAGCCGCGGCTGGCCCGGCTGGCCGACCGCGTCGCCGGCCCCTTCCTGCTGGCGGTGCTGGCGGCCGCGGTGGCGGCGGCCGCCGCCTGGTGGCCCTCCGGCCCGGGCCATGCGCTGGGCATCGCGGTGGCGGTGCTGATCGTCACCTGCCCCTGCGCGCTGTCGCTGGCCACCCCGGCCGCGACGCTGGCGGCGGCCGGGGCGCTGGCGCGGCGCGGCATCCTGGTGCGGCGGCTGGAGGCGCTGGAATCGGCCGCGTCGGTCGACACCGTGGTGTTCGACAAGACCGGCACGCTCACGCGCGACCGCATGTCGGTGATGGATGTGCGCACCCGGGCCGGCCTGCTGCCGCACGAGGCGCTGGAGCTGGCCTCGGCGCTGGCGGGGCATTCGCTGCACCCGGCCTCGCGCGCGCTGGCCGCGGCCAGCGGGCCCGGCCGCTGGCAGGCCAGCGGGGTGCGGGAGATCGCCGGCCAGGGCCTGGAGGGCACGGTGGCGGCCGGCGATGGCGGGCCGCGCCAGCGCCTGCGGCTCGGTTCGGCCGCCCTGTGCAGCGCGCCCGACAGCCGCAGCGCGGTGGCGGAAGCGCACCTGGCCGACGAGCACGGCTGGCTGGCCACCTTCAGCCTGGACGAATCGCTGCGCGAGGATGCGGCGCCGGCGGTGGAGCGCCTGCAGCAGCGCGGCTTCGGCGTGCAGCTGCTGTCCGGCGACCGCACCCGCGCCGTGCGCCGGCTGGCCTGGCGCGCCGGCATCGAATGGAGCTGGGGGCGGCAATCGCCCGAGGACAAGCTGGACCACGTGCGCGGGCAGCAGGACCGGGGCCGCCGGGTGGCGATGGTGGGCGACGGGCTGAACGACGGGCCGGTGCTGGCGCGCGCCGACGTCTCGTTCGCGATGGGGCAGGGCGTGCCGCTGGCACAATCGCGCTCCGATTTCGTGGTGCTGGGCGGCCAGCTCGAGGCCATCCCGGCGGTGCTGGCGCTGGCGCGCCGCACCCGCCGCATCGTGCGCCAGAACCTGGCCTGGGCGGCCGGCTACAACGCCGTCTGCGTGCCGCTGGCGCTGGTTGGCTGGATGCCGCCCTGGCTGGCCGGCCTGGGCATGGCCGCCAGTTCGCTGCTGGTGGTCGCCAATGCCGCCCGGCTGTCGCGACCGGAGCGTGCCCCCCTGTCGCCTGGCGCCTAG
- a CDS encoding universal stress protein, which yields MYQRILVATDDSSLSRKAVKTAIGLAAPLQAELVVLHVVPRYPTDFFQGAIAIEPEDIARIEGQWADKGQSVADAAVRAAQAAGVRARGVVAQSDAVADAILSAAKKHRCDLVVMASHGRRGLQRLLLGSETQHVLTRGNLPVLVLR from the coding sequence ATGTACCAACGCATCCTTGTCGCCACCGACGATTCCAGCCTCTCGCGCAAGGCGGTGAAGACCGCCATCGGCCTAGCGGCGCCGCTGCAGGCCGAACTGGTGGTGCTGCACGTGGTGCCGCGCTACCCCACCGACTTCTTCCAGGGCGCCATCGCGATCGAGCCGGAGGACATCGCCCGGATCGAGGGGCAGTGGGCCGACAAGGGGCAGTCGGTGGCCGATGCCGCGGTGCGCGCCGCGCAGGCGGCCGGCGTGCGGGCGCGCGGCGTGGTGGCGCAGTCGGATGCGGTCGCCGATGCCATCCTGAGCGCGGCCAAGAAGCACCGCTGCGACCTGGTCGTGATGGCCTCGCACGGGCGCCGCGGCCTGCAGCGCCTGCTGCTGGGCAGCGAGACCCAGCACGTGCTCACGCGCGGAAACCTGCCGGTGCTGGTGCTACGCTAG
- a CDS encoding universal stress protein, whose amino-acid sequence MRIVLAADGSKYTKKALAFLATHESLAGPEDEILVINVQPAMPPRVRSMVGTAAVNSYHEEEAEKVLSPIRKYLERKGLNHRCDWKTGEPASQIVGAAKRSGAHMIVMGTHGYGMIGRAVMGSVAQRVLVDSQVPVLLVK is encoded by the coding sequence ATGCGCATCGTCCTCGCCGCCGACGGCAGCAAGTACACCAAGAAAGCCCTGGCCTTCCTCGCCACGCACGAATCGCTGGCCGGACCCGAGGACGAGATCCTGGTCATCAACGTGCAGCCGGCCATGCCGCCGCGCGTGCGCAGCATGGTGGGTACCGCCGCCGTCAACAGCTACCACGAGGAAGAGGCCGAGAAGGTGCTGTCGCCGATCCGCAAGTACCTCGAGCGCAAGGGCCTGAACCACCGCTGCGACTGGAAGACCGGCGAGCCGGCCTCGCAGATCGTCGGCGCCGCCAAGCGGTCCGGCGCGCACATGATCGTCATGGGCACCCACGGCTACGGCATGATCGGCCGCGCCGTCATGGGCAGCGTCGCCCAGCGCGTGCTGGTCGATTCGCAGGTGCCGGTGCTGCTGGTCAAGTAG